In Synechococcus sp. PCC 6312, one genomic interval encodes:
- a CDS encoding 4'-phosphopantetheinyl transferase superfamily protein, with the protein MQMIMSRPGEQTTLNVDLWQLELGQISVMADWLSASEQAWLEKLGVFNLAGQQFRQSRSLLRWVLSHYVIVPPAAVELCFSPTGKPHLDRRVHDPAWQFSWSHAGEMAVAAVTKNCPVGVDIEQIKLRPRAKKIAQRFFSQTDQARLKLLPEPNYTQEFLSCWTGLEARIKAVGGQLFQSESCPHPYQTLNFMIGSTYVGAVVALTDQPVSLNMIYKKVARIG; encoded by the coding sequence ATGCAAATGATCATGTCCAGGCCTGGGGAACAAACCACCCTGAATGTTGATCTGTGGCAACTAGAGCTAGGGCAAATCTCGGTTATGGCGGACTGGTTATCGGCTTCTGAACAGGCCTGGCTGGAGAAATTAGGCGTTTTCAATCTGGCTGGACAACAGTTTCGCCAAAGTCGGAGTCTATTACGCTGGGTTCTGAGCCATTATGTCATTGTCCCACCGGCTGCGGTTGAATTATGTTTCAGCCCAACGGGTAAGCCTCACCTCGATAGACGCGTCCATGACCCGGCCTGGCAGTTTAGTTGGAGTCATGCTGGGGAGATGGCCGTAGCCGCGGTTACAAAAAATTGTCCGGTGGGCGTAGATATTGAACAGATTAAACTGAGGCCAAGAGCAAAAAAAATTGCCCAACGTTTTTTTTCCCAAACCGACCAGGCCCGCCTCAAGTTACTACCCGAACCCAATTACACCCAAGAATTTTTAAGCTGTTGGACTGGCCTGGAAGCGAGAATTAAGGCGGTTGGTGGCCAATTGTTTCAGTCGGAGTCTTGCCCCCATCCCTACCAAACCCTAAATTTTATGATTGGGAGTACCTATGTGGGGGCGGTCGTAGCCTTAACGGATCAGCCAGTTTCCCTCAACATGATTTATAAAAAAGTTGCCAGAATAGGCTGA
- a CDS encoding FxLYD domain-containing protein, whose protein sequence is MRIQPHLHKQIKIACSGLCVGSLLPLVFTLPSQAQKNPGDIIVIGNSPRQWAQNQSYWNQLVGVFGRAIPAATAPDPSTDTTQAAADPQVLIQKLLQNISVGAPQLQPILKLPGSSQISGSLTNRNNQPVTIGGVNFEVLDNTGNVIQTGSAIPEPATVGPGQTVTYQQTLLTVPSDVGASVRLINPPVTIQGGI, encoded by the coding sequence ATGAGGATTCAGCCGCATCTTCACAAACAGATAAAAATTGCCTGTTCAGGATTATGTGTTGGTTCGCTCCTACCCCTTGTTTTTACCTTACCCAGCCAGGCCCAGAAAAATCCAGGGGACATCATTGTGATTGGCAATTCTCCCCGGCAATGGGCCCAAAATCAAAGCTATTGGAATCAATTAGTCGGAGTCTTTGGGCGGGCCATTCCGGCAGCTACGGCTCCTGATCCCTCTACCGATACCACCCAGGCCGCGGCAGACCCCCAAGTTCTGATCCAAAAACTCCTCCAAAATATCTCAGTGGGCGCGCCGCAACTGCAACCGATCCTGAAATTACCGGGCTCTTCCCAAATCTCAGGGTCCCTCACCAATCGGAATAATCAACCTGTCACCATTGGCGGGGTCAATTTTGAGGTTTTGGATAATACAGGTAATGTGATTCAAACTGGCTCGGCCATCCCGGAACCGGCAACCGTGGGGCCTGGGCAAACAGTCACCTATCAACAAACCCTACTAACTGTCCCGTCCGATGTGGGGGCTTCTGTGCGTTTGATTAATCCCCCCGTCACCATTCAGGGCGGCATCTAA